In Bombina bombina isolate aBomBom1 chromosome 6, aBomBom1.pri, whole genome shotgun sequence, a single genomic region encodes these proteins:
- the LOC128664534 gene encoding uncharacterized protein LOC128664534, translating to MVDRLLDGLQDYACAYLDHIAIYSDTWEDHLVHLGVILDHIRDAGLTLNPNKCTIGCLKVQYLCLQVGCGKQRPELAKVDAVANWLTPKPKTQVLAFLGTAGYNQKFVPNYSAQVKPLNDLISKRLPQQVLWSPECEMAFQSLKSALIFAPVLAAPDHPNTFVSTQMPHCSGWEQC from the coding sequence ATGGTGGATCGCTTACTGGATGGTCTCCAGGACTATGCGTGTGCATACCTGGATCACATTgccatctatagcgacacctgggaggaccatttggttcACCTGGGGGTCATTTTAGATCACATCAGGGACGCTGGACTGACCTTGAATCCCAATAAATGTACCATTGGCTGCTTAAAGGTCCAGTACCTGTGCCTCCAAGTAGGCTGCGGGAAGCAGAGACCAGAGCTGGCTAAGGTTGACGCAGTGGCCAATTGGCTAACTCCAAAGCCCAAGACCCAAGTTCTGGCCTTTCTAGGGACTGCTGGGTATAACCAGAAATTTGTCCCTAACTACAGTGCCCAAGTCAAACCCCTGAATGACCTAATCAGCAAACGTCTCCCCCAacaagtcctgtggtccccagagtgTGAAATGGCTTTCCAGagccttaagtctgccttaatatTTGCCCCTGTCCTGGCCGCTCCTGACCACCCAAACacttttgtgtccacacagatgcctcattGTTCTGGGTGGGAGCAGTGTTAA